Proteins from one Planctomyces sp. SH-PL62 genomic window:
- a CDS encoding glycosyltransferase family 4 protein — protein MADGEDGDIPLDVVILAGRLGLDDDGWPLGPLLDRLEARGIAPRAICTSRADALDDPRVSAIPALGRRWLKGLAVRRVFQGRTVPRPAVLHAVHEETAETALAMAETWRIPYIQTVDDFLVAEDGLRISRRWLHTFVVSSEELRDVLVDELGVPADRALVIPPGVAVEPSAPRVASSKVPVAAVAGPPLAETGFDTFLEAARIVLARGRDLEFLIAVQGGDSIEVRRRATALRIHERVTVAEFDVVGPRLWSAVDVYCQPAREPSTGRTLTLALVQGVPCIASNVRGLRGLIQAGRSGLLVPPDDPASLADALLHLVDHPKAALELGAAARTDLRARFDLDAEADKLAALYRRAAEPPASPAVVAIPGLRPPSTS, from the coding sequence GTGGCGGACGGAGAAGACGGCGACATCCCCCTGGACGTGGTGATCCTGGCCGGCAGGCTGGGGCTCGACGACGACGGCTGGCCCCTGGGCCCGTTGCTCGACCGCCTGGAGGCGCGCGGGATCGCCCCCCGCGCCATCTGCACGAGCCGGGCCGACGCGCTCGACGACCCCCGGGTCTCGGCGATCCCCGCGCTGGGGCGACGCTGGCTCAAGGGCCTGGCCGTCCGCCGGGTCTTCCAGGGCCGGACGGTCCCCCGCCCCGCCGTGCTCCACGCCGTCCACGAGGAGACCGCCGAGACGGCCCTGGCGATGGCCGAGACCTGGCGCATCCCCTACATCCAGACCGTCGACGACTTTCTGGTCGCCGAGGACGGGCTGCGGATCAGCCGACGCTGGCTGCACACCTTCGTGGTCTCCAGCGAGGAGCTGCGAGACGTCCTCGTCGACGAGCTGGGCGTCCCGGCCGATCGCGCCCTGGTGATCCCCCCCGGGGTCGCCGTCGAGCCCTCCGCGCCCCGGGTCGCCTCGAGCAAGGTCCCGGTGGCGGCCGTCGCCGGGCCCCCCCTGGCCGAGACCGGCTTCGACACCTTCCTGGAGGCCGCCCGGATCGTCCTCGCCCGGGGCCGCGACCTGGAATTCCTGATCGCCGTCCAGGGGGGCGACTCGATCGAGGTCCGCCGCCGCGCCACGGCCCTCCGCATCCACGAGCGCGTGACCGTCGCCGAGTTCGACGTCGTCGGCCCCCGGCTCTGGTCGGCCGTCGACGTCTACTGCCAGCCGGCGCGGGAGCCCAGCACCGGGCGGACGCTCACCCTGGCCCTGGTCCAGGGCGTCCCCTGCATCGCGTCCAACGTCCGGGGGCTTCGCGGGCTGATCCAGGCGGGGCGGTCCGGGCTCCTCGTCCCCCCCGACGACCCCGCGAGCCTGGCCGACGCCCTGCTCCACCTCGTCGACCACCCCAAAGCCGCCCTCGAACTGGGCGCCGCCGCGCGGACGGACCTCCGCGCCCGCTTCGACCTCGACGCCGAGGCCGACAAGCTCGCCGCCCTCTACCGCAGGGCCGCCGAGCCCCCCGCCTCCCCCGCCGTCGTCGCGATCCCGGGCCTTAGGCCCCCGTCCACGTCCTGA
- a CDS encoding type I phosphomannose isomerase catalytic subunit: MQPPPLEPLAFTPILRRLVWGGRRLGTVLGKPIGDGDDYAESWEIADYHDAVSVVRDGPLAGTTLRDLVENRPAELFGRGRAEAQFPLLVKLLDAREPLSVQVHPDDALGRELAGDRGKTEAWVVLAADPGSRIYAGLKAGVGREDLERAIREGAVEPLLHQFEPRPGDCVLVEAGTVHAIGAGVLLAEIQQTSDATFRVFDWNRVDAAGKPRDLHVDQALRSIDFGRGPVDPIVPAPLVLEDGDVREPLVRCRYFELERWTIEAPAEIGRDDRFTILMVLDGEVRARGPRGDLTFRKGETVLLPATIGPTMIIPVGRAVVLACQQP; encoded by the coding sequence ATGCAGCCGCCCCCCCTCGAACCACTCGCGTTCACGCCGATCCTCCGACGGCTCGTCTGGGGGGGCCGCAGGCTGGGGACGGTGCTGGGCAAGCCGATCGGCGACGGCGACGACTACGCCGAGAGCTGGGAGATCGCCGACTACCACGACGCCGTGAGCGTCGTTCGCGACGGCCCGCTCGCCGGGACGACACTCCGCGACCTGGTCGAGAACCGCCCGGCGGAGCTGTTCGGCCGGGGACGGGCCGAGGCGCAATTCCCTCTCCTGGTCAAGCTCCTGGACGCTCGCGAGCCCCTCTCCGTCCAGGTCCACCCCGACGACGCGCTGGGGAGGGAACTGGCCGGGGACCGCGGCAAGACCGAGGCCTGGGTCGTCCTCGCCGCCGATCCCGGCTCGCGGATCTACGCCGGGCTGAAGGCGGGCGTCGGCCGCGAGGACCTGGAGCGGGCGATCCGCGAGGGCGCGGTCGAGCCGCTGCTCCACCAGTTCGAGCCCCGGCCGGGCGACTGCGTGCTGGTGGAGGCGGGGACCGTCCACGCCATCGGCGCCGGGGTCCTGCTCGCCGAGATCCAGCAGACCTCCGACGCGACCTTCCGGGTGTTCGACTGGAACCGGGTCGACGCCGCGGGGAAGCCCCGGGACCTGCACGTCGACCAGGCCCTCCGCTCGATCGACTTCGGCCGGGGGCCGGTCGACCCGATCGTCCCCGCCCCGCTCGTGCTGGAGGACGGCGACGTCCGCGAGCCGCTGGTGCGGTGCCGATACTTCGAACTGGAGCGCTGGACGATCGAAGCCCCGGCCGAGATCGGCCGCGACGATCGGTTCACGATCTTGATGGTGCTCGACGGCGAGGTCCGGGCGCGGGGGCCTCGGGGCGACCTGACGTTCCGCAAGGGGGAGACGGTCCTCTTGCCGGCGACGATCGGCCCGACGATGATCATCCCCGTGGGCCGGGCCGTCGTCCTGGCCTGTCAGCAGCCCTGA
- a CDS encoding AAA family ATPase: MTPQQSTAAAPTQEHLYALTSRLLDNVGQVVLGKAEPIKLAVVALLAQGHVLIEDVPGVGKTLLARALAASIDCSFRRIQFTPDLLPSDVLGSSVFHAPSSDFVFKPGPVFTNVVLADEINRTTPRTQSALLEAMSDRQVSVEGVTYPLEAPFIVLATQNPYEFEGTYVLPESQLDRFMIRIRMGYPIRSEERRLLHDHRAGEPVTTLRPVLTAADVVHLQDGVRGVRVDEAIADYLLDIVHLTRRSEDLHVGVSTRGALTLYRAAQSLAMVSGRDFVVPDDVKSLAVPVLAHRVLGKSFLQAGEFGAAEAIIRDIVDRVKVPT, encoded by the coding sequence ATGACCCCACAGCAATCGACCGCCGCCGCCCCCACTCAGGAACACCTCTACGCCCTGACGAGCCGGCTGCTGGACAACGTCGGTCAGGTGGTGCTCGGCAAGGCCGAGCCCATCAAGCTCGCCGTGGTCGCGCTCCTGGCCCAGGGCCACGTCTTGATCGAGGACGTCCCCGGCGTCGGCAAGACGCTGCTGGCGCGGGCCCTCGCGGCCAGTATCGACTGTTCGTTCCGGCGAATCCAGTTCACCCCGGATCTCCTGCCGTCGGACGTCCTGGGATCGAGCGTCTTCCACGCGCCTTCGAGCGACTTCGTCTTCAAGCCGGGCCCGGTCTTCACCAACGTCGTGCTGGCCGACGAGATCAACCGGACCACCCCCCGCACCCAGAGCGCCCTGCTGGAGGCGATGAGCGACCGCCAGGTCTCCGTGGAAGGGGTCACCTACCCGCTGGAGGCGCCGTTCATCGTGCTGGCGACCCAGAACCCGTATGAATTCGAGGGGACCTACGTCCTGCCCGAGAGCCAGCTCGACCGCTTCATGATCCGGATCCGGATGGGCTACCCGATCCGGTCCGAGGAGCGTCGGCTGCTGCACGACCACCGCGCCGGCGAGCCGGTGACCACCCTGCGCCCGGTGCTGACGGCCGCGGACGTGGTGCACCTCCAGGACGGCGTCCGCGGGGTCCGGGTCGACGAGGCGATCGCCGACTACCTGCTGGACATCGTCCACCTGACCCGGCGGAGCGAGGACCTGCACGTCGGCGTCAGCACCCGAGGCGCCCTCACCCTCTATCGCGCGGCCCAGAGCCTGGCGATGGTCTCGGGCCGGGACTTCGTGGTCCCGGACGACGTCAAGTCGCTGGCGGTGCCGGTCCTGGCCCACCGCGTCCTGGGCAAGTCGTTCCTCCAAGCCGGCGAGTTCGGCGCGGCGGAGGCCATCATCCGGGACATCGTCGATCGCGTCAAGGTCCCCACCTGA